From Bacteroidales bacterium, one genomic window encodes:
- a CDS encoding ComF family protein — translation MQQIGLYLDDFLNLFFPRLCAGCSASLFRNESLICTRCRYHLPRTGYHRWRNNPVEVLFWGRVPVVYGTAGFFFQKKGHFQHMVHAMKYRGMKELGKELGRIMGIDMAGSVFSEVDLLIPVPLHPDKLQKRGYNQSEWIAYGLGEALHKPVWRNILVRAIASETQTRKSRFDRWKNVENIFRIIKPEAIQGKHILLVDDVVTTGATLESCAHEILTVPDTKVSVATLAVA, via the coding sequence ATGCAACAAATCGGGCTTTATCTTGACGATTTTCTTAATCTTTTTTTCCCTCGTTTATGCGCAGGCTGTTCGGCCAGCCTGTTCCGTAATGAGTCGTTAATATGCACTCGTTGTCGCTATCATTTGCCCCGCACGGGGTATCACCGCTGGCGAAACAATCCGGTGGAAGTTCTTTTCTGGGGTCGGGTTCCTGTAGTTTATGGCACGGCGGGATTCTTTTTTCAGAAAAAGGGGCACTTTCAGCATATGGTTCATGCCATGAAATACCGCGGAATGAAAGAACTCGGCAAGGAACTTGGCAGGATCATGGGAATCGACATGGCCGGTTCGGTTTTTTCGGAGGTCGATCTGCTCATTCCGGTACCTCTGCATCCCGACAAATTACAGAAAAGAGGATACAATCAAAGTGAATGGATTGCCTATGGCCTGGGAGAGGCACTCCATAAACCCGTATGGAGAAATATCCTTGTAAGGGCCATTGCCAGCGAAACCCAGACGCGTAAATCCAGGTTCGACCGGTGGAAAAATGTTGAAAATATATTTCGAATCATTAAACCTGAAGCAATACAGGGGAAGCACATTTTGCTGGTTGATGATGTGGTAACAACGGGCGCTACATTGGAATCATGTGCGCATGAAATCCTGACTGTACCTGACACAAAAGTAAGTGTTGCAACCCTGGCTGTTGCCTAG
- a CDS encoding LapA family protein translates to MNKKLIFSVILVLLLVVFSVQNSSSCDVHIFFWTIPCPVSVLMVILFVMGLLTGVFIRKPSTKKNDKDDNP, encoded by the coding sequence ATGAATAAAAAACTTATATTTTCCGTCATATTGGTGCTTTTGCTTGTTGTATTCTCAGTACAGAATTCATCCAGTTGCGATGTACATATATTCTTCTGGACAATTCCGTGCCCTGTTTCAGTACTGATGGTAATACTCTTTGTAATGGGCCTTCTGACAGGAGTTTTTATCCGTAAACCCTCAACGAAAAAGAACGACAAGGATGACAACCCTTGA